From Agrobacterium tumefaciens, a single genomic window includes:
- a CDS encoding transcriptional repressor, producing the protein MDQTTHHHAHDHQWPQVLRAKGLRATSQRIAVLDYLHHHPHADAETIFQAVRIPLPTISVQAVHLIVQDLSAIGLIRRINLPDSASARYETRIEDNHHHVQCIQCGRIEDVDCVVGHAPCLEPSDTHGMRIIEASIVFRGICRDCDPIIEERKLKP; encoded by the coding sequence ATGGACCAAACAACGCACCACCACGCCCACGACCATCAATGGCCGCAGGTTCTGAGAGCCAAAGGATTGCGCGCGACATCGCAGCGCATCGCAGTTCTCGACTACCTGCATCACCATCCGCACGCGGACGCAGAAACCATTTTTCAGGCCGTGCGCATCCCCTTGCCAACGATTTCTGTACAGGCCGTTCATCTGATCGTGCAGGATCTCTCGGCGATCGGCCTCATCCGCCGGATCAACCTGCCGGACTCGGCGAGTGCCAGATACGAAACCCGCATTGAGGACAATCATCATCACGTCCAATGCATTCAGTGCGGACGTATCGAGGATGTCGACTGCGTTGTCGGCCACGCCCCCTGCCTGGAACCCTCTGACACGCACGGCATGCGTATCATCGAGGCCAGCATCGTATTTCGTGGCATCTGCCGCGATTGTGACCCCATTATTGAAGAGAGGAAGCTCAAGCCATGA